A part of Melittangium boletus DSM 14713 genomic DNA contains:
- a CDS encoding FAD-dependent oxidoreductase, which produces MRGASGWDRLQKLIKPKESPDHVHDVIVIGAGLAGLTAAHALKDLSTLVLEQEAFAGGRVMTRSQQGVAYDLGAVLAYDAAALPIRFQPSRLRHDEGLLGCYFEGKVHFGDSVMACLARFGLSGQEQELLRAFSEDPARDVGRLPERLRRLLGAFFQDIHFGDIQQYLPRRQADALTRFLTLHYQEGNGELVRHLQESLGDKLRLSAQVSRVRQEERRVCVEYSQGGVQHKAHARAVLLTTPGPVALGLLEQVDEPSRSFLGSLRYSQGVVVALGISNAVLERFSYLVAPDLPLSTLLRQPTDRPELQVLLAYYADDKAARLEGLSDEEIVRRTVETLAQLRIGDVGPGHVSFSQVQRWPRVGAIISPDSYGQWDERVTRPSHRVFLAGDYVHMDSANPMPYGMVSAASSGFKQASEIRRFLEDERLAATYSSRFLTDVSIYELMNDRPVFRWQTQEGSIAHYGLLLQASPNEELRRYLLNSAREGLWEYQPRFGVTPEDSALVMEGLLDTGVPLETLLPSAQRMVELFHDDSLGAFRSLSPIRRQIESCAQGRAPYWQDPSLDATAQVGYLLHRIAPERFASQVEGCVRYLCQTQSPKGFWQGQWFPSTLVTTYYAVRLLSLAGGTAAAAHLSRARDYILGLQRAEGSWSGSVIDTSVAVLSLRALGLQTPARERALQWIQSRKGAHGAWSGEPVLYYWMEAEDGRRLLYHCHDKGQITSAWATLALRS; this is translated from the coding sequence ATGCGGGGAGCTTCGGGTTGGGACAGGTTGCAGAAGCTGATCAAGCCGAAGGAATCGCCGGATCACGTCCATGACGTCATCGTCATTGGAGCGGGGCTGGCGGGACTGACGGCCGCCCACGCGCTCAAGGATCTGTCGACGCTGGTGCTGGAGCAGGAGGCCTTCGCCGGGGGACGGGTCATGACCCGGTCCCAGCAAGGCGTGGCCTACGATCTCGGGGCCGTGCTCGCCTATGACGCCGCGGCGCTGCCCATTCGCTTCCAACCCTCGCGATTGCGGCATGACGAGGGACTGCTCGGCTGCTACTTCGAAGGGAAGGTCCACTTCGGAGACAGCGTCATGGCGTGCCTGGCTCGGTTCGGACTGAGCGGCCAGGAGCAAGAGCTGTTGCGCGCTTTCAGCGAGGATCCCGCTCGCGATGTGGGCCGCCTGCCCGAGCGGTTGCGCCGCTTGCTCGGCGCCTTCTTCCAGGACATCCACTTCGGTGACATCCAACAGTATCTGCCGCGAAGGCAGGCGGATGCGCTGACGCGCTTTCTCACCCTTCATTACCAGGAGGGCAATGGCGAACTCGTTCGCCACTTGCAGGAGTCCCTGGGCGACAAGCTGCGCCTGTCCGCGCAGGTGAGCCGCGTGCGGCAGGAGGAGCGCCGGGTTTGCGTCGAGTACTCGCAGGGGGGAGTGCAGCACAAGGCCCATGCGCGCGCGGTGCTGCTCACCACTCCCGGGCCGGTGGCCTTGGGGCTCCTGGAGCAGGTGGACGAGCCAAGCCGCTCCTTCCTGGGCTCACTGCGCTACTCCCAGGGGGTCGTCGTCGCGCTCGGAATCAGCAATGCCGTACTCGAGCGCTTCTCCTACCTGGTCGCCCCGGATCTGCCCCTGAGCACCCTGCTGCGCCAGCCCACGGACCGGCCGGAGCTGCAAGTCCTGCTGGCCTACTACGCCGATGACAAGGCGGCTCGGCTCGAGGGGTTGTCGGATGAGGAGATCGTGCGGCGGACCGTGGAGACCCTGGCCCAGTTGCGCATCGGCGATGTGGGGCCGGGGCACGTCAGCTTCTCCCAGGTCCAACGCTGGCCGAGGGTAGGGGCCATCATCTCCCCGGACAGCTACGGCCAGTGGGACGAGCGCGTTACCCGGCCCTCGCATCGCGTCTTCCTCGCCGGCGACTATGTCCACATGGACAGCGCCAATCCCATGCCCTACGGCATGGTGTCCGCCGCTTCCTCTGGCTTCAAGCAGGCCAGCGAGATCCGGCGCTTCCTGGAGGACGAGCGGCTCGCGGCCACCTACTCCTCGCGCTTCCTCACGGATGTTTCCATCTACGAGTTGATGAATGACCGGCCCGTCTTCCGCTGGCAGACCCAGGAGGGCTCGATCGCGCATTACGGCTTGCTGCTCCAGGCCTCGCCGAACGAGGAGCTGCGGCGCTACCTCCTCAACAGCGCGCGGGAGGGTTTGTGGGAGTACCAGCCCCGGTTCGGGGTGACGCCAGAGGACAGCGCCCTGGTGATGGAGGGCCTGCTGGATACGGGCGTGCCACTCGAGACGCTGCTGCCGAGCGCTCAGAGGATGGTGGAGCTCTTCCATGATGATTCATTGGGAGCGTTTCGCAGCCTCTCTCCCATCCGCCGCCAGATCGAGTCCTGTGCCCAGGGGCGGGCCCCCTATTGGCAGGATCCCTCCCTGGATGCGACGGCGCAGGTGGGCTATCTCCTTCATCGCATCGCGCCGGAGCGCTTCGCCTCGCAGGTGGAAGGCTGTGTGCGCTATCTCTGCCAGACCCAGTCACCCAAGGGGTTCTGGCAGGGCCAGTGGTTCCCCTCCACGCTCGTCACTACCTACTATGCGGTACGCTTGCTGAGCCTGGCGGGCGGGACGGCCGCCGCGGCCCACCTGTCGCGAGCTCGCGACTACATCCTGGGCCTCCAGCGAGCGGAGGGAAGCTGGTCTGGCTCGGTGATCGACACCTCGGTGGCGGTGCTGAGCCTGCGCGCGCTGGGTCTACAGACCCCGGCTCGGGAGCGGGCCCTCCAGTGGATTCAATCCCGGAAGGGGGCTCACGGCGCGTGGTCCGGAGAGCCGGTGCTCTACTACTGGATGGAGGCGGAGGATGGGCGCCGGCTCCTCTACCACTGCCACGATAAGGGGCAGATCACCTCGGCCTGGGCGACCCTGGCGCTGAGGAGCTGA
- a CDS encoding NHLP leader peptide family RiPP precursor: protein MDVQALIRKAWDDESFKNALLRDPRAVVEKELGVKLPEEIEIFVHEQTPHTIHLILPQKP from the coding sequence ATGGATGTGCAAGCCCTGATCCGCAAAGCATGGGATGACGAGTCCTTCAAGAATGCCCTGTTGCGCGATCCGCGAGCGGTCGTGGAGAAGGAACTGGGAGTCAAGCTGCCCGAGGAGATCGAGATCTTCGTACACGAGCAGACCCCCCATACCATCCACTTGATCCTGCCGCAGAAGCCCTAG
- a CDS encoding GNAT family N-acetyltransferase: MVVETERLRLRELDAERDAACMLELLNEPAYHANIGDRGVRTLEQATRYLTDRVVASYARHGFGLYAIERREDAAWLGIAGLLRRDTLPMPDIGYALLARHTGQGYAYEAVRAAVAHARDTLHLPQVCAIVVPGNAASIRLLEKLGLHRQDMRVLPPGDELLAYYTIRFNAAAVDS; this comes from the coding sequence GTGGTCGTCGAAACCGAACGTTTGCGCCTGCGCGAACTCGATGCCGAGCGTGATGCGGCCTGCATGCTGGAACTGCTCAACGAGCCGGCGTACCATGCGAACATTGGCGACCGCGGCGTGCGCACGTTGGAGCAAGCCACTCGCTACCTCACGGACAGAGTGGTTGCGAGCTATGCGCGACACGGCTTCGGCCTGTACGCGATCGAGCGGCGCGAGGACGCGGCCTGGCTGGGGATCGCCGGGTTGCTGCGGCGAGACACGTTGCCGATGCCCGACATCGGCTACGCGCTGCTCGCGCGTCATACCGGCCAGGGTTATGCCTACGAGGCGGTGCGGGCCGCGGTGGCCCATGCCCGTGACACGCTGCACCTGCCTCAGGTGTGCGCGATCGTCGTGCCCGGTAACGCGGCATCGATCCGGTTGCTGGAGAAGCTCGGCCTGCATCGGCAGGACATGCGTGTGCTGCCGCCGGGTGACGAGCTGCTGGCCTACTACACGATCCGTTTCAACGCCGCCGCGGTGGACAGCTGA
- a CDS encoding polysaccharide lyase yields MNVRTPLSTSLLLALVAPVAAYAVTGVATADVQPLFASTYKENTFERPASLSTYTLNDWATDGWSAPWEAGMSNRTWIDGVNFRHSGSKSLRITYPAGKIGPEDSGAQAPFTLIPGREYYLSYWVRFSSDFSWGTTQFAGKLGLGLAGGGACSGGQVCTGYNGFSSRMIWRSGGQAAIYYYHMGHAGQYGDYKVLKNKAGADIYYPRGTWVHLAQRLKVNSVTNGNANPDGEIEVWYNGTSAAKVSGLRFVRNADVVDKAYFSSFFGGATVEFAPTHNSYVWYDDLKVSTDPSDICELSGGC; encoded by the coding sequence ATGAATGTGCGAACTCCGCTGAGTACCTCTCTCCTCCTCGCCCTGGTGGCCCCCGTGGCCGCGTATGCCGTGACTGGCGTCGCGACCGCGGATGTCCAGCCCCTATTCGCCTCGACGTACAAGGAGAACACCTTCGAGCGTCCAGCCAGCCTGAGCACCTACACGCTCAACGATTGGGCCACGGACGGCTGGAGCGCACCCTGGGAGGCGGGGATGAGCAATCGAACCTGGATCGACGGAGTGAATTTCCGTCACTCGGGTTCCAAGTCGTTGCGTATCACCTACCCGGCTGGAAAGATCGGCCCCGAGGACTCCGGCGCCCAGGCGCCATTCACGCTGATCCCCGGACGGGAGTACTACCTGTCCTACTGGGTGCGTTTCAGCAGCGACTTCAGTTGGGGCACGACGCAATTCGCCGGCAAGCTCGGACTCGGTCTGGCGGGAGGCGGTGCGTGCTCGGGCGGACAGGTTTGCACTGGCTACAACGGGTTCAGCTCTCGCATGATCTGGCGCTCGGGAGGCCAGGCGGCGATCTACTACTATCACATGGGGCATGCGGGCCAGTACGGCGACTACAAGGTGCTGAAGAACAAAGCAGGCGCCGACATCTACTATCCTCGCGGCACCTGGGTGCACCTCGCCCAGCGGCTCAAGGTCAATTCCGTGACCAACGGGAATGCGAACCCCGACGGTGAGATCGAGGTCTGGTACAACGGCACCTCGGCCGCCAAGGTGTCTGGACTGCGCTTCGTGCGCAACGCGGATGTGGTCGACAAGGCCTATTTCTCGTCGTTCTTCGGCGGCGCGACGGTCGAGTTCGCTCCGACGCACAACTCCTATGTCTGGTATGACGACCTGAAGGTCTCGACGGATCCGTCGGACATCTGCGAGCTTTCCGGCGGCTGCTGA